A single window of Taeniopygia guttata chromosome 1, bTaeGut7.mat, whole genome shotgun sequence DNA harbors:
- the RPL21 gene encoding large ribosomal subunit protein eL21, which produces MTNTKGKRRGTRYMFSRPFRKHGVVPLATYMRIYKKGDIVDIKGMGTVQKGMPHKCYHGKTGRVYNVTQHAVGIIVNKQVKGKILAKRINVRIEHIKHSKSRDSFLQRVKENERKKKEAKEKGIWVQLKRQPAPPREAHFVRTNGKDPELLEPIPYEFMA; this is translated from the exons ATGACGAACAcaaagggaaagaggaggggGACGCGTTACATGTTCTCGAGGCCATTCCGCAAGCATG GAGTGGTCCCTCTGGCTACCTATATGCGGATCTACAAGAAGGGTGACATAGTTGATATCAAG GGTATGGGTACAGTTCAAAAAGGCATGCCCCACAAGTGTTACCATGGCAAGACTGGAAGGGTGTATAATGTTACTCAGCACGCCGTGGGCATCATTGTTAACAAGCAGGTTAA GGGCAAGATCCTGGCCAAGAGAATTAATGTGCGTATAGAGCATATTAAACATTCCAAGAGCAGAGACAGCTTTCTGCAGCGTGTGAAGGAAAAcgaaaggaagaaaaaggaagcaaaagaaaaaggcatttgGGTTCAACTGAAACGTCAG cCTGCTCCACCAAGAGAAGCACACTTTGTGAGAACTAATGGCAAGgatcctgagctgctggagccaatTCCTTATGAATTCATGGCATAA
- the RASL11A gene encoding ras-like protein family member 11A gives MRLPGMSQPFLLAPIAECPPGPPGAQVRLAVLGARGVGKSAMIVRFLTKRFIGDYEPNTGNLYSRLVHLDGDHVAVQIQDTPGCIQVQEDCVQVLDSLSRCVKWAEGFLLVYSITDYSSYQSVQPLYQHIRKVHPDARTPIIIVGNKADLLHARQVQAKDGLQLADELGILFLEISTSEDSQGVCDVFQYLCKEVSKLQLAGSTDRRRSSIIPRPKSPNMQDLKRRFKQALSSKVK, from the exons ATGCGCCTGCCCGGCATgtcccagcccttcctgctggCGCCCATCGCCGAGTgccccccggggccgcccggcGCCCAGGTCCGCCTGGCCGTGCTGGGTGCCCGCGGCGTCGGCAAGAGCG CCATGATCGTGCGGTTCCTGACCAAGCGCTTCATCGGCGACTACGAGCCCAACACAG gcaACCTCTACTCCCGCCTGGTCCATCTGGACGGGGACCACGTTGCCGTACAGATCCAAGACACGCCGGGGTGCATTCAG GTACAGGAAGACTGTGTGCAGGTGCTGGACTCCCTATCCAGGTGTGTGAAGTGGGCAGAGGGCTTCCTGCTGGTCTACTCCATCACAGACTACAGCAGCTACCAGTCAGTCCAGCCTCTCTACCAGCACATACGCAAGGTGCACCCCGATGCCAGGACTCCCATCATTATTGTGGGGAACAAAGCAGATCTCCTCCATGCCAGGCAAGTACAGGCAAAAGATGGACTACAGCTGGCAGATGAACTGGGCATCCTGTTCTTGGAAATCTCCACCAGTGAGGACTCCCAAGGTGTCTGTGATGTCTTCCAGTATCTTTGCAAGGAGGTCAGCAAACTACAGCTTGCCGGCAGCACGGACAGGAGGCGGTCATCCATCATCCCTCGGCCCAAATCTCCCAACATGCAAGATCTAAAGAGACGTTTCAAACAGGCTTTATCTTCCAAAGTCAAGTAA